The following proteins are encoded in a genomic region of Phragmites australis chromosome 9, lpPhrAust1.1, whole genome shotgun sequence:
- the LOC133928866 gene encoding pentatricopeptide repeat-containing protein At2g30780-like isoform X1: protein MSRRPARRLLPLFLRGLPRSNTPRSFTSIPVPPDTISSTSFTWPPQSPPPAPDPAARWTASWSPTALPLPPFTAAHLSAAVSSLAASLLALVGPNPDSEPTLRAHSFPTLLSVSPLASLELLSLLRPRPQLGLAVFSFRRALSPPPTLGEYSLAISLASRARDPAVAATLFADATSAHSPDQALYNALMAAYMHSGLLDSCLEAFDALERDPRCGPPNVDSYNILIALFGRSLLVDHMEATLRSLDASGHPRTIGTYNAVIAGYLTAWMWDKMEGVFHEMESGHVAPDATTHLLMLRGYAHAGMIYKMELAYERACKHAGNVDIVHIRAMLCAYCKFAHVDRIQKIEDLLQRLGRDDYRPWLNVLLIRVYAQEGLVDGMELQIAEALERNIIVNTVQVMRSIISTYFQCDAVDKLAHFVRQAEQAGWKLCRSLYHCKMVMYGKHHRLEEMHGVLDEMEWIRFDRTKKTFWIMHKAYVSCGRRAEANTILAMMWKHGFGLPRGVFVQ from the coding sequence ATGTCCCGCCGCCCcgctcgccgcctcctccccctcttcctCCGTGGCCTTCCCCGCTCCAACACCCCTAGGTCCTTCACCTCCATCCCCGTCCCTCCCGACACgatctcctccacctccttcacGTGGCCGCCCCAAtccccgccgccggcccccGATCCCGCCGCCCGCTGGACGGCGTCCTGGTCGCCCACCGCGCTGCCGCTTCCGCCCTTCACGGCCGCCCACCTCAGCGCGGCCGTCTCCTCGCTCGCGGCCTCCCTCCTCGCGCTCGTCGGACCGAACCCGGACTCGGAGCCTACCCTCCGCGCCCACTCCTTCCCCACCCTCCTCTCCGTCTCGCCGCTCGCTTCTCTCGAGCTCCTCTCGCTCCTCCGGCCCAGGCCGCAGCTCGGGCTTGCCGTATTCTCCTTCCGCCGCGCGCTCTCCCCGCCCCCCACGCTCGGCGAGTACTCACTCGCCATCTCCCTCGCGAGCCGCGCGCGCGACCCCGCCGTGGCAGCCACGCTCTTCGCAGACGCCACCAGCGCCCACTCCCCCGACCAGGCGCTCTACAACGCTCTCATGGCGGCCTACATGCACAGCGGCCTCCTGGACAGCTGCCTTGAGGCCTTCGACGCGCTGGAGCGCGACCCGCGGTGTGGGCCGCCCAATGTGGACTCGTACAACATCCTCATCGCCCTCTTTGGGCGATCCCTCCTCGTTGACCACATGGAGGCCACGCTCCGGTCGCTCGATGCTTCTGGCCATCCCCGTACTATTGGTACGTACAATGCAGTCATTGCCGGGTACCTCACCGCATGGATGTGGGACAAAATGGAAGGGGTGTTCCATGAAATGGAGTCAGGTCATGTTGCTCCAGATGCTACTACGCATCTGTTGATGCTAAGAGGATACGCTCATGCCGGGATGATCTATAAAATGGAGCTGGCTTATGAGCGTGCTTGCAAGCACGCTGGAAATGTTGACATTGTGCATATACGTGCAATGCTATGCGCATACTGCAAGTTTGCCCATGTAGATAGGATTCAAAAGATCGAGGACTTGTTGCAGAGGTTGGGTCGTGATGATTACAGGCCATGGCTGAATGTGCTGTTAATTAGGGTGTACGCTCAGGAGGGGCTGGTTGATGGGATGGAGCTGCAGATCGCTGAGGCATTGGAACGCAATATCATAGTCAACACAGTGCAGGTGATGCGATCAATCATATCAACCTATTTTCAGTGCGATGCGGTTGATAAACTCGCACATTTTGTCCGGCAGGCTGAGCAAGCCGGGTGGAAGCTGTGCCGAAGCTTGTACCACTGCAAGATGGTGATGTATGGGAAGCACCACCGGCTGGAAGAAATGCATGGGGTGTTGGATGAGATGGAATGGATTAGGTTTGACCGGACAAAGAAGACATTTTGGATCATGCACAAGGCATATGTTAGTTGTGGCAGGAGGGCTGAGGCAAATACTATACTTGCCATGATGTGGAAGCATGGGTTTGGACTTCCTCGCGGTGTTTTTGTCCAATAA
- the LOC133928866 gene encoding pentatricopeptide repeat-containing protein At2g30780-like isoform X2, with protein sequence MSRRPARRLLPLFLRGLPRSNTPRSFTSIPVPPDTISSTSFTWPPQSPPPAPDPAARWTASWSPTALPLPPFTAAHLSAAVSSLAASLLALVGPNPDSEPTLRAHSFPTLLSVSPLASLELLSLLRPRPQLGLAVFSFRRALSPPPTLGEYSLAISLASRARDPAVAATLFADATSAHSPDQALYNALMAAYMHSGLLDSCLEAFDALERDPRCGPPNVDSYNILIALFGRSLLVDHMEATLRSLDASGHPRTIGTYNAVIAGYLTAWMWDKMEGVFHEMESGHVAPDATTHLLMLRGYAHAGMIYKMELAYERACKHAGNVDIVHIRAMLCAYCKFAHVDRIQKIEDLLQRLGRDDYRPWLNVLLIRVYAQEGLVDGMELQIAEALERNIIVNTVQAEQAGWKLCRSLYHCKMVMYGKHHRLEEMHGVLDEMEWIRFDRTKKTFWIMHKAYVSCGRRAEANTILAMMWKHGFGLPRGVFVQ encoded by the exons ATGTCCCGCCGCCCcgctcgccgcctcctccccctcttcctCCGTGGCCTTCCCCGCTCCAACACCCCTAGGTCCTTCACCTCCATCCCCGTCCCTCCCGACACgatctcctccacctccttcacGTGGCCGCCCCAAtccccgccgccggcccccGATCCCGCCGCCCGCTGGACGGCGTCCTGGTCGCCCACCGCGCTGCCGCTTCCGCCCTTCACGGCCGCCCACCTCAGCGCGGCCGTCTCCTCGCTCGCGGCCTCCCTCCTCGCGCTCGTCGGACCGAACCCGGACTCGGAGCCTACCCTCCGCGCCCACTCCTTCCCCACCCTCCTCTCCGTCTCGCCGCTCGCTTCTCTCGAGCTCCTCTCGCTCCTCCGGCCCAGGCCGCAGCTCGGGCTTGCCGTATTCTCCTTCCGCCGCGCGCTCTCCCCGCCCCCCACGCTCGGCGAGTACTCACTCGCCATCTCCCTCGCGAGCCGCGCGCGCGACCCCGCCGTGGCAGCCACGCTCTTCGCAGACGCCACCAGCGCCCACTCCCCCGACCAGGCGCTCTACAACGCTCTCATGGCGGCCTACATGCACAGCGGCCTCCTGGACAGCTGCCTTGAGGCCTTCGACGCGCTGGAGCGCGACCCGCGGTGTGGGCCGCCCAATGTGGACTCGTACAACATCCTCATCGCCCTCTTTGGGCGATCCCTCCTCGTTGACCACATGGAGGCCACGCTCCGGTCGCTCGATGCTTCTGGCCATCCCCGTACTATTGGTACGTACAATGCAGTCATTGCCGGGTACCTCACCGCATGGATGTGGGACAAAATGGAAGGGGTGTTCCATGAAATGGAGTCAGGTCATGTTGCTCCAGATGCTACTACGCATCTGTTGATGCTAAGAGGATACGCTCATGCCGGGATGATCTATAAAATGGAGCTGGCTTATGAGCGTGCTTGCAAGCACGCTGGAAATGTTGACATTGTGCATATACGTGCAATGCTATGCGCATACTGCAAGTTTGCCCATGTAGATAGGATTCAAAAGATCGAGGACTTGTTGCAGAGGTTGGGTCGTGATGATTACAGGCCATGGCTGAATGTGCTGTTAATTAGGGTGTACGCTCAGGAGGGGCTGGTTGATGGGATGGAGCTGCAGATCGCTGAGGCATTGGAACGCAATATCATAGTCAACACAGTGCAG GCTGAGCAAGCCGGGTGGAAGCTGTGCCGAAGCTTGTACCACTGCAAGATGGTGATGTATGGGAAGCACCACCGGCTGGAAGAAATGCATGGGGTGTTGGATGAGATGGAATGGATTAGGTTTGACCGGACAAAGAAGACATTTTGGATCATGCACAAGGCATATGTTAGTTGTGGCAGGAGGGCTGAGGCAAATACTATACTTGCCATGATGTGGAAGCATGGGTTTGGACTTCCTCGCGGTGTTTTTGTCCAATAA
- the LOC133928868 gene encoding squamosa promoter-binding-like protein 9: protein MEASDSGGGGAGDVVGEPVWDWGNLLDFVVQDDDSLVLPWDDAAGIGAPDTTEAAAALLPTPPAQPVEVGPEPEMRPVLPPPLLQVQGIGCRVRKRDPRLVCPNYLAGMVPCACPEVDEMAAAVDAEDVATELLAGARKKIKAAGRRGKAGAVGGGGVTAGGGGAVGAGRAAAAEMRCQVPGCEADIRELKGYHRRHRVCLRCAHSAAVMLEGVQKRYCQQCGKFHILLDFDEDKRSCRRKLERHNKRRRRKPDSKGLFEKEMDAQLDLSADVSGDGELREENMEGTTSEMLETVLSNKVLDTETPVRSEDVLSSPTCTQPSLQNDQSKSAVAFSASVEACTGAKQESAKLINSPMHDTKSVYSSSCPTGRISFKLYDWNPAEFPRRLRHQIFEWLASMPVELEGYIRPGCTILTIFIAMPQHMWDKLSDDAANLLRNLVNSPNSLLLGKGAFFIHVDNVIFQVLKDGATLMSTRLEVQAPRIHYVYPTWFEAGRPVELLLCGSSLDQPKFRSLVSFDGDYLKHDCFRLTSHDAFDCVENCGLTLDSQHEIFQINITQSRQDTHGPAFVEVENIFGLSNFVPILFGSKQLCSELERIQDALCGSSYKNNGVSGEFPGASSDPCERRKLQNTAMSRFLIDIGWLIRKPSPDEFKNVLSLTNIQRWIYMLKFLIQNDFINVLEIIVKSMDNIIGSEILSNLERGRLEDHVTAFLGYVSHARNIVDHRSKHGEKAQLETICVIDNFPNQPSLGTSVPLAKENTSLGGDYDLNSTNAVFNEEETVPLVTKKVSHRQCCHPDMNTRWLKPSLVVTFPAGAMRMQLVTTVLVAAVLCFTACVVLFHPHRVGELAAPVKRYLSRDSTS, encoded by the exons ATGGAAGCCTCCGATTCCGGCGGGGGCGGCGCCGGGGATGTCGTCGGGGAGCCCGTGTGGGACTGGGGCAACCTCCTCGACTTCGTTGTCCAGGATGACGACTCCCTGGTCCTCCCGTGGGACGACGCCGCCGGGATCGGAGCACCCGATACCACCGAGGCGGCCGCGGCGCTGCTCCCTACCCCGCCCGCGCAGCCGGTGGAGGTGGGGCCGGAGCCGGAGATGCGGCcggtgctgccgccgccgcttctccAAGTTCAGGGGATCGGGTGCCGCGTGAGGAAGCGCGACCCGCGGCTGGTCTGCCCGAATTACCTCGCGGGGATGGTGCCGTGCGCGTGCCCCGAGGTGGACGAGATGGCGGCCGCCGTGGATGCGGAGGACGTGGCCACGGAGTTGCTGGCCGGCGCGCGGAAGAAGATTAAGGCTGCCGGACGTCGGGGAAAAGCGGGAGCCGTAGGTGGTGGCGGAGTaacagcaggaggaggaggtgcagTAGGGGCTGGCCGTGCGGCGGCAGCAGAGATGAGGTGCCAGGTTCCTGGGTGTGAGGCGGACATACGGGAGCTGAAGGGGTATCACCGCCGGCACCGGGTGTGCCTGCGTTGCGCTCACTCTGCTGCTGTCATGCTCGAAGGCGTCCAGAAGCGCTACTGCCAGCAGTGCGGCAA GTTCCATATATTGCTAGATTTTGATGAAGATAAAAGGAGTTGCAGAAGAAAGTTGGAGCGGCACAACAAAAGAAGACGAAGAAAACCTGATTCCAAAGGACTGTTTGAGAAAGAAATGGATGCACAATTGGATCTGTCAGCAGATGTTAGTGGTGATGGTGAACTTAGGGAAG AGAACATGGAAGGCACAACTAGTGAGATGCTTGAGACTGTTCTTAGCAACAAGGTTTTGGACACAGAAACACCCGTGAGATCTGAAGACGTGCTTAGTTCACCAACCTGCACACAACCCAGTTTGCAAAATGACCAAAGTAAAAGTGCAGTGGCTTTTTCAGCTTCCGTTGAGGCCTGCACTGGTGCAAAGCAGGAAAGTGCAAAACTTATCAATTCTCCAATGCATGATACCAAGAGTGTTTATTCATCCTCG TGCCCAACAGGACGCATTTCATTCAAGTTGTATGACTGGAATCCTGCAGAATTTCCTCGACGCCTACGGCATCAA ATATTTGAATGGCTTGCTAGTATGCCTGTTGAATTGGAGGGCTATATTCGCCCTGGCTGTACTATTTTAACCATATTTATTGCAATGCCACAACATATGTGGGACAAG TTATCAGATGATGCAGCCAATCTTCTTAGAAACTTGGTAAATTCTCCGAACAGTCTTCTGTTGGGTAAAGGGGCCTTCTTCATTCATGTCGATAATGTGATATTTCAAGTATTGAAAG ATGGAGCGACATTGATGAGTACCAGATTAGAGGTGCAAGCCCCAAGGATCCATTATGTTTATCCAACATGGTTTGAAGCAGGGAGACCTGTTGAACTCCTCCTTTGTGGAAGTTCTCTTGACCAGCCTAAATTCAG GTCACTTGTGTCATTTGATGGGGACTATTTGAAGCATGATTGTTTCCGTTTAACGTCTCATGATGCGTTTGATTGTGTTGAAAATTGTGGTCTTACACTTGATTCTCAACATGAAATTTTCCAGATAAACATCACTCAATCAAGACAGGATACTCATGGACCTGCATTTGTGGAA GTAGAAAACATTTTTGGATTATCAAATTTTGTTCCTATTCTTTTTGGTAGCAAGCAGCTATGTTCTGAACTAGAGAGGATACAGGATGCTCTTTGTGGTTCTTCCTACAAGAACAATGGTGTATCTGGAGAGTTCCCTGGTGCTTCTTCTGACCCTTGTGAGCGCCGGAAACTTCAAAACACTGCTATGTCTAGATTCCTTATAGACATTGGATGGCTTATAAGGAAGCCTTCTCCTGACGAATTTAAAAATGTACTGAGTTTAACAAATATCCAGAGATGGATATACATGTTGAAGTTCTTGATACAGAATGATTTTATCAATGTTCTGGAAATAATTGTGAAGTCAATGGACAACATCATAGGCTCTGAGATTCTTTCTAACTTGGAAAGGGGGAGGTTGGAAGATCACGTTACAGCATTTCTTGGATATGTAAGCCATGCTCGGAACATTGTTGATCATAGATCTAAACATGGCGAGAAAGCACAGCTTGAAACAATATGTGTTATTGATAATTTTCCAAACCAGCCAAGCTTAGGCACTTCTGTGCCACTTGCCAAGGAA AATACTAGCCTTGGTGGTGATTATGATTTGAACTCAACTAATGCGGTTTTCAATGAGGAAGAAACTGTGCCACTTGTGACTAAAAAGGTCTCACACAGGCAGTGCTGCCACCCTGATATGAATACTAGGTGGCTTAAACCCTCGCTGGTCGTTACATTTCCAGCCGGTGCCATGAGAATGCAACTTGTTACGACTGTGTTAGTTGCTGCTGTGTTGTGTTTCACAGCTTGTGTTGTCCTTTTCCACCCACACAGAGTAGGGGAGCTTGCAGCTCCAGTAAAGAGGTACTTGTCTAGGGACTCGACATCATAG
- the LOC133928869 gene encoding uncharacterized protein LOC133928869 — protein sequence MARFILSLMELAISAAVHMLFGFYVFSTAVAADISQAAAASGSLLLLRRPAPAEGLVDVAGAGEDDERRGAAPVVLDGSPPPIVLVHGIFGFGKGRLGGLSYFAGAEKKDDRVLVPDLGSLTSIHDRARELFYYLKGGQVDYGKEHSKAFGHAQFGRIYHTGHYPVWDEQNPVHFVGHSAGTQVVRVLHQMLADKAFPGHDTSEDWVLSLTSLSGALNGTTRTYYDGMLAEDGRSMKSICLLQLCRLGVIIYDWLDIPWLKNYYNFGFDHYEMSRRKVGFSGLIDLLLGHTGPFNSGDWILPDLTIQGSLKLNSTLRTFPNTFYFSYATKRTRKLFGITVPSSVLGIHPMLFLRVLQMCMWRHPQNAPLPYKGYRDEDWEDNDGALNTISMTHPCIPIEHPNRFVVNDSDFYPLQPGIWYYKIIEADHILFIINRERAGVQFDLLYDGIFQRCRKYAFRKSPLTVANETSQ from the exons ATGGCGAGGTTCATCCTAAGCCTGATGGAGCTCGCGATCAGCGCGGCGGTGCACATGCTCTTCGGCTTCTACGTCTTCAGCACGGCCGTAGCTGCGGACATCTCGCAGGCGGCCGCGGCGTCCGGGTCcctcctgctgctgcggcgCCCTGCCCCCGCGGAGGGGCTCGTCGACGTCGCCGGGGCGGGGGAGGACGACGAGCGGAGGGGCGCCGCGCCCGTCGTGCTCGACGGCTCGCCGCCGCCCATCGTCCTCGTCCACGGCATCTTCGGCTTCGGCAAGGGG AGGCTCGGGGGGCTGTCCTACTTCGCCGGCGCCGAAAAGAAGGACGACCGCGTGCTCGTGCCGGATTTGGGGTCGCTCACCAGCATCCATGACAG GGCGCGCGAGCTGTTCTACTACCTGAAGGGAGGGCAGGTGGACTACGGCAAGGAGCACAGCAAGGCTTTCGGCCACGCCCAGTTCGGGAGAATCTATCACACAG GGCACTATCCGGTGTGGGATGAGCAAAACCCGGTGCACTTTGTCGGGCACTCAGCCGGCACGCAGGTTGTGAGGGTGCTGCATCAGATGCTTGCCGACAAG GCTTTCCCTGGTCATGATACTTCTGAAGACTGGGTTCTGAGCCTTACCTCCTTGTCGGGTGCGCTTAATGGAACCACGAGAACTTACTATGACGGCATGCT GGCTGAAGATGGGAGGTCCATGAAATCTATCTGTCTTCTTCAGCTCTGCCGGCTTGGAGTTATTATCTACGATTGGCTGGACATTCCTTGGCTGAAGAATTACTACAATTTTGGTTTTGACCATTATGAGATGTCACGGAGGAAAGTAGGCTTTTCGGGTCTAATTGATCTGCTGCTGGGGCACACTGGACCATTTAACAGCGGTGATTGGATTCTACCTGACCTCACAATCCAGGGATCTCTAAAACTTAACTCTACACTGAGGACCTTTCCCAATACATTCTACTTCAGTTATGCTacaaaaagaacaagaaagCTATTTGGAATTACAGTGCCTTCAAGCGTCCTTGGGATCCACCCAATGCTCTTTCTCAGAGTCCTCCAGATGTGTATGTGGCGGCACCCTCAAAACGCTCCTCTGCCTTACAAAGGATACAG GGATGAAGATTGGGAAGACAATGATGGGGCTTTGAACACAATCTCCATGACGCACCCGTGCATTCCTATAGAGCATCCAAACCGTTTTGTAGTCAATGATTCTGACTTCTATCCTTTGCAACCTGGGATATG GTATTACAAGATTATTGAAGCTGATCACATTCTTTTCATCATAAATCGGGAGAGAGCTGGAGTGCAGTTTGATTTGCTATACGATGGCATTTTCCAGCGCTGCAGAAAGTATGCATTTAGGAAGAGCCCACTTACTGTAGCAAACGAAACGAGCCAATAG